The Synchiropus splendidus isolate RoL2022-P1 chromosome 1, RoL_Sspl_1.0, whole genome shotgun sequence genome includes a window with the following:
- the c1h10orf88 gene encoding ATPase PAAT, translated as MVEISVKSGEAWVCETASQLSDILVLVQLKNEGEELPDSDISHGPVMLEQRKEGSPCVLTLRSSTDSPAIIGRLMLVSEARTLEVYDQHGEYCGTVRGEADTQVHVKRCEVQTSRSDRGPFYRKQLIIPSPVSSCDIKLLSLGGRSSVLVHQMTVGLLPPPSNPLDRPPGIDLEQVQTMVEEMGASLSPGAQNLLDMIHFQQQNQTSTLGGFLPLMMRGGVLSALTRGGGLPADTNVEQSVQNLRDLATLTHHLPPSQNGVTSPASDSVSPPEEPHSDISAASSGSPSQWSEIMSHFVRGSEGAELLQSICGHVTQLRLGEAQNSVRTDGSWSDVVMERRLEEMEKRLRDHMDRRLDAIEHKLEVAVKNLLHNQTGPMSAAGEGADRTSDQKAEIPT; from the exons ATGGTGGAGATTTCTGTTAAGAGTGGAGAGGCCTGGGTATGTGAAACTGCCAGTCAACTGTCCGACATCCTTGTTTTGGTTCAACTCAAAAATGAAGGAGAAGAACTGCCGGACTCAGACATATCACATGG CCCAGTTATGTTGGAGCAGCGGAAGGAAGGGTCACCGTGTGTCCTGACCTTGCGCAGTAGCACTGACTCACCAGCCATCATCGGTCGGCTGATGTTGGTCAGCGAAGCTCGTACATTAGAAGTCTATGATCAACATGGGGAGTACTGTGGGACGGTGAGGGGGGAAGCAGACACGCAAGTACATGTGAAAAGGTGTGAAGTACAGACCTCTAG GTCTGATCGTGGACCATTCTACAGAAAACAGTTGATTATTCCAAGTCCAGTATCATCATGTGACATCAAA CTGCTCTCTTTGGGGGGGCGCAGCAGTGTGCTTGTCCATCAAATGACCGTGGGTCTTCTCCCTCCACCCTCAAACCCCCTGGATCGTCCACCCGGTATTGACCTGGAGCAGGTCCAAACTATGGTAGAAGAGATGGGAGCTAGTCTATCACCTGGAGCCCAGAACCTTCTGGACATGATCCACTTCCAGCAGCAG AACCAGACATCAACCCTTGGCGGATTTCTTCCTCTTATGATGAGAGGAGGGGTCTTATCGGCTTTGACACGAGGAGGTGGCTTACCTGCTGACACAAACGTGGAACAATCTGTTCAA AATCTGAGAGACCTGGCCACCCTGACACACCACCTTCCTCCGTCTCAGAATGGAGTGACATCACCAGCCTCTGACTCTGTCTCTCCACCTGAGGAGCCTCACTCTGACATCTCAG CAGCTAGCAGTGGAAGCCCCAGCCAGTGGTCAGAGATAATGTCACATTTTGTGAGAGGGTCAGAGGGGGCGGAGCTTCTACAGAGcatctgtggtcatgtgacgcaaCTGCGACTGGGCGAAGCCCAGAACAGTGTCAGGACGGACGGCTCATG GTCTGATGTGGTGATGGAGCGCCGCCTGGAAGAGATGGAGAAGAGGCTGCGGGACCACATGGACCGACGTCTGGATGCTATAGAGCACAAACTGGAAGTGGCGGTGAAGAATCTACTGCACAACCAAACTGGTCCAATGTcagcagctggagaaggagccGACAGAACGTCTGATCAAAAGGCAGAGATACCAACCTGA
- the LOC128757670 gene encoding ankyrin repeat and SOCS box protein 3-like isoform X1: MDFTECYQDTVSSVAAAARSGNRAHLQQLIRRGFSVETRDNRGWSPLHEAAAAGSIICVRDILSAAAGDTATPPRHFVNSQTHEGESACFLAARHGHVDVVKLLLRAQSDIDQLTNDLSCPLYTAVDSGHLNVVRLLIRRGAQVNRTHTESCWTCLHQAVYKGHSGIVRLLVKVCNLEARDDHEITPLFVAAQYGRQECLEILIKSGADVNAQAADLATPLMIASQEGHSACVDLLLDQGADPNLACSLDWPQLPIHVAAQCGHHRILSRLVTLTDRACDHGTGQVSPLYMAVHKNESVCVELLLKKGFSPNAQDCTATLGFRSPLSLALIWTSPLSACVKLLVAAGATFQEEDWSFALGTEDMDLLKLVLHHRWIPTPPCASVHPGPHPVGKIALMPAEVESLIHEGQRQVAFASRWLPLVLQAGLDPSLLLLPDVLKQVDGEVLNLLLEFVNWSTMSAHLTHILNERRQEQSWTPSPYYDSPPPLLHLCRLQLRAVFGASILMRSSVVQQLPVPSLLHSYLQFNDILSSFPSPLTPSTHL; the protein is encoded by the exons ATGGATTTTACCGAGTGTTACCAAGACACCGTGTCTAGTGTAGCAGCAGCGGCTCGCTCTGGCAACCGCGCCCACCTGCAGCAGTTGATCCGGCGGGGGTTCAGTGTGGAAACCCGTGACAACAGGGGTTGGAGTCCGTTGCACGAAGCTGCTGCCGCCGGGAGCATCATCTGCGTCCGGGATattctgtctgctgctgctg GTGACACAGCAACTCCCCCGCGACACTTCGTGAATTCTCAGACGCACGAGGGCGAGTCTGCGTGTTTCCTGGCAGCGAGGCATGGCCATGTGGACGTGGTCAAACTACTCTTGAGGGCTCAGTCTGACATTGACCAGCTGACCAATGACCTCTCCTGCCCTCTTTACACTG ctgTGGACTCCGGACATCTGAACGTGGTGAGGCTGTTGATAAGACGAGGAGCTCAGGTGAACAGAACCCATACGGAGTCCTGCTGGACCTGCTTGCACCAGGCTGTTTACAAG GGTCACAGTGGAATTGTGAGACTGCTGGTGAAAGTCTGCAACCTGGAAGCTCGTGACGACCACGAAATCACTCCTTTGTTTGTGGCGGCTCAGTATGGGAGACAGGAATGTTTGGAAATCCTCATTAAATCAG GTGCCGATGTAAACGCTCAGGCTGCTGACCTTGCCACCCCACTGATGATCGCCTCTCAGGAGGGTCACAGTGCCTGTGTGGACCTTCTTTTGGATCAAGGAGCTGACCCAAATCTGGCTTGTAGTCTGGACTGGCCTCAGTTACCCATTCATGTTGCGGCTCAGTGTGGACACCACAG aatcCTCAGTAGACTCGTCACCCTCACTGACCGGGCCTGCGATCATGGCACTGGTCAGGTGAGTCCACTGTACATGGCGGTCCACAAAAATGAGAGTGTCTGTGTGGAGCTTCTTCTGAAAAAAGGTTTTAGTCCTAACGCTCAAGACTGCACCGCGACTCTGGGCTTCCGGTCTCCACTGTCCCTTGCCCTCATTTGGACCTCACCTCTCAG TGCGTGCGTGAAGCTGCTAGTGGCGGCAGGAGCCACTTTCCAGGAAGAGGACTGGTCCTTTGCACTGGGTACGGAGGATAtggacctcctgaagctggTTTTACACCACAGGTGGATCCCAACTCCTCCTTGTGCTAGTGTACACCCGGGTCCGCATCCCGTTGGTAAAATAGCACTGATGCCAGCAGAGGTGGAGTCGTTGATCCATGAGGGTCAGAGACAAGTGGCGTTTGCCTCCAGGTGGCTTCCTCTGGTTTTGCAGGCTGGTCTAGACCCTTCACTGTTGCTCCTGCCAGATGT ACTAAAACAGGTGGATGGGGAAGTGCTGAATCTATTACTAGAGTTTGTCAACTGGTCTACCATGTCAGCACATCTGACGCACATTCTGAATGAGAGGCGGCAGGAACAGAGCTGGACACCTTCTCCATATTATG ACTCCCCACCacctctcctccacctctgccGGCTTCAACTAAGAGCAGTATTTGGAGCCAGCATTCTGATGAGGAGCAGCGTTGTCCAGCAGCTACCTGTCCCCTCACTACTGCATTCGTACTTGCAGTTCAATGACATTCTATCCTCGTTCCCATCTCCTCTTACCCCCTCCACTCACTTGTGA
- the LOC128757670 gene encoding ankyrin repeat and SOCS box protein 3-like isoform X2 — protein MDFTECYQDTVSSVAAAARSGNRAHLQQLIRRGFSVETRDNRGWSPLHEAAAAGSIICVRDILSAAAGDTATPPRHFVNSQTHEGESACFLAARHGHVDVVKLLLRAQSDIDQLTNDLSCPLYTAVDSGHLNVVRLLIRRGAQVNRTHTESCWTCLHQAVYKGHSGIVRLLVKVCNLEARDDHEITPLFVAAQYGRQECLEILIKSGADVNAQAADLATPLMIASQEGHSACVDLLLDQGADPNLACSLDWPQLPIHVAAQCGHHRLKQVDGEVLNLLLEFVNWSTMSAHLTHILNERRQEQSWTPSPYYDSPPPLLHLCRLQLRAVFGASILMRSSVVQQLPVPSLLHSYLQFNDILSSFPSPLTPSTHL, from the exons ATGGATTTTACCGAGTGTTACCAAGACACCGTGTCTAGTGTAGCAGCAGCGGCTCGCTCTGGCAACCGCGCCCACCTGCAGCAGTTGATCCGGCGGGGGTTCAGTGTGGAAACCCGTGACAACAGGGGTTGGAGTCCGTTGCACGAAGCTGCTGCCGCCGGGAGCATCATCTGCGTCCGGGATattctgtctgctgctgctg GTGACACAGCAACTCCCCCGCGACACTTCGTGAATTCTCAGACGCACGAGGGCGAGTCTGCGTGTTTCCTGGCAGCGAGGCATGGCCATGTGGACGTGGTCAAACTACTCTTGAGGGCTCAGTCTGACATTGACCAGCTGACCAATGACCTCTCCTGCCCTCTTTACACTG ctgTGGACTCCGGACATCTGAACGTGGTGAGGCTGTTGATAAGACGAGGAGCTCAGGTGAACAGAACCCATACGGAGTCCTGCTGGACCTGCTTGCACCAGGCTGTTTACAAG GGTCACAGTGGAATTGTGAGACTGCTGGTGAAAGTCTGCAACCTGGAAGCTCGTGACGACCACGAAATCACTCCTTTGTTTGTGGCGGCTCAGTATGGGAGACAGGAATGTTTGGAAATCCTCATTAAATCAG GTGCCGATGTAAACGCTCAGGCTGCTGACCTTGCCACCCCACTGATGATCGCCTCTCAGGAGGGTCACAGTGCCTGTGTGGACCTTCTTTTGGATCAAGGAGCTGACCCAAATCTGGCTTGTAGTCTGGACTGGCCTCAGTTACCCATTCATGTTGCGGCTCAGTGTGGACACCACAG ACTAAAACAGGTGGATGGGGAAGTGCTGAATCTATTACTAGAGTTTGTCAACTGGTCTACCATGTCAGCACATCTGACGCACATTCTGAATGAGAGGCGGCAGGAACAGAGCTGGACACCTTCTCCATATTATG ACTCCCCACCacctctcctccacctctgccGGCTTCAACTAAGAGCAGTATTTGGAGCCAGCATTCTGATGAGGAGCAGCGTTGTCCAGCAGCTACCTGTCCCCTCACTACTGCATTCGTACTTGCAGTTCAATGACATTCTATCCTCGTTCCCATCTCCTCTTACCCCCTCCACTCACTTGTGA